A genomic stretch from Hymenobacter psoromatis includes:
- a CDS encoding 30S ribosomal protein S13: MARIAGVDIPDNKRGEIALTYIFGIGRSNSVKILTKAGIDVNKKVKDWTEAEAGEVRSIIASEHKTEGALRSEVQLNIKRLMDIGCYRGLRHRKGLPVRGQRTKNNSRTRKGKRKTVAGKKKATK; encoded by the coding sequence ATGGCTCGTATCGCAGGGGTAGACATCCCGGACAACAAGCGCGGCGAAATCGCCCTGACTTATATTTTCGGCATTGGCCGGAGTAACTCGGTTAAAATCCTCACCAAAGCTGGCATTGATGTCAACAAAAAGGTGAAGGACTGGACCGAAGCTGAAGCTGGCGAGGTGCGTAGCATCATCGCTTCTGAGCACAAAACCGAGGGTGCGCTTCGTTCGGAAGTGCAACTCAACATCAAGCGCCTGATGGACATCGGCTGCTACCGTGGCCTGCGCCACCGCAAAGGCCTGCCAGTTCGTGGTCAGCGCACTAAGAACAACTCCCGTACTCGCAAGGGTAAGCGTAAGACGGTAGCTGGTAAGAAGAAAGCAACGAAATAA
- a CDS encoding 30S ribosomal protein S11: protein MAQKRKDKAKKRLVVVEQVGQVHIRASFNNIIISVTNSNGQVISWASAGKMGFRGSKKNTPYAAQMAATDCGKVAHDLGMRKAEIFVKGPGAGRESAIRALGNVGIEVTTIRDVTPLPHNGCRPPKRRRV from the coding sequence ATGGCACAAAAAAGAAAAGACAAAGCCAAAAAGCGGCTTGTCGTGGTGGAGCAGGTGGGCCAAGTCCATATCCGTGCTTCCTTCAACAACATCATCATCTCGGTTACCAACTCCAACGGTCAGGTTATTTCCTGGGCCTCTGCTGGTAAGATGGGCTTCCGGGGGTCGAAGAAAAATACTCCTTATGCTGCCCAGATGGCAGCTACTGACTGCGGTAAGGTAGCCCATGATTTGGGTATGCGTAAAGCAGAGATATTCGTGAAAGGTCCAGGTGCGGGCCGCGAGTCGGCTATTCGCGCACTGGGTAACGTGGGCATTGAGGTGACGACCATTCGCGATGTGACGCCGTTGCCGCACAACGGCTGCCGCCCTCCTAAGCGTCGTCGCGTTTGA
- a CDS encoding 30S ribosomal protein S4, with protein sequence MARYTGPTAKIARRFSEPIFGPSKALNKKNYPPGQHGRGRRKKQSEYAVQLMEKQKVKYLYGVLEKYFENLFHKAAVLPGITGENLLGLLESRLDNVVYRLGIATTRRAARQLVSHKHITVNGEVVNIPSYKLRPGDLVGVREKSKSLEAITTSLTVRNARQFSWLEWDGKDMVGKFTNMPSRDLIPEKITEQLIVELYSK encoded by the coding sequence ATGGCACGTTATACTGGCCCTACCGCCAAAATCGCCCGCCGCTTTTCGGAGCCGATTTTCGGGCCGAGCAAAGCGCTCAATAAAAAGAACTACCCCCCCGGCCAGCACGGCCGTGGCCGTCGCAAGAAGCAGTCGGAATACGCTGTTCAGCTGATGGAGAAGCAGAAAGTAAAGTATCTGTACGGTGTACTGGAAAAATACTTTGAGAACCTGTTTCACAAGGCCGCTGTACTGCCGGGCATCACGGGTGAGAACCTGTTGGGCCTGCTGGAGTCGCGCCTCGATAACGTGGTTTATCGTCTTGGCATTGCCACTACCCGCCGGGCTGCCCGCCAGCTGGTGTCGCATAAGCACATTACGGTGAACGGCGAAGTAGTGAACATTCCTTCCTACAAGCTGCGTCCCGGCGATTTGGTTGGGGTGCGTGAAAAGTCGAAGTCGCTCGAAGCTATTACTACCAGCCTGACCGTGCGTAATGCTCGTCAGTTCTCGTGGTTGGAGTGGGACGGCAAAGACATGGTTGGTAAGTTCACCAACATGCCGTCGCGTGACCTGATTCCGGAGAAAATTACGGAGCAGCTCATCGTCGAACTGTATTCGAAGTAA
- a CDS encoding DNA-directed RNA polymerase subunit alpha, which yields MSILAFQMPEKVVMEKSDDFTGTFEFKPLEKGYGVTIGNALRRILLSSLEGFAITSVRTTSVLHEFSTIVGVIEDMSEIILNLKQVRFKKISDAIEDKITVRISGQDTFTAGDIGKFAVGFQILNPKMVICNLDSAKELEFELTIARGRGYVPADENKPTDQVFGQIAIDAIYTPIKNVKYSIENTRVEQKTDYERLLIEIQTDGSIHPEEALKGAANILIQHFMLFSDSTMQLSGNRPVAAEPIDEETLAMRKVLKTSLGEMDLSVRAYNCLKAADIKTLGELVQLDMADMMKFRNFGKKSLTELENLVEEKGLHFGMDLSKYRLDED from the coding sequence ATGTCAATCTTAGCTTTTCAAATGCCGGAGAAAGTGGTGATGGAGAAATCCGACGACTTCACTGGGACGTTTGAATTCAAGCCTCTGGAGAAGGGCTACGGCGTTACAATTGGGAACGCCCTGCGGCGCATTCTGCTTTCGTCGCTGGAGGGTTTCGCCATTACGTCGGTGCGCACGACTTCGGTGCTGCACGAGTTTTCGACGATTGTGGGAGTGATTGAGGATATGTCCGAAATCATTCTTAACCTCAAACAAGTGCGCTTCAAGAAAATCAGCGACGCTATTGAGGACAAGATTACGGTGCGCATTAGCGGTCAGGATACCTTCACGGCGGGCGATATCGGCAAATTTGCTGTTGGCTTCCAGATTCTGAATCCGAAGATGGTTATCTGTAATCTTGATTCAGCCAAGGAATTGGAGTTTGAGTTGACGATTGCGCGTGGCCGCGGCTACGTGCCGGCCGATGAAAATAAGCCGACCGACCAGGTTTTTGGTCAGATTGCGATTGATGCTATTTACACGCCTATCAAAAACGTGAAATACAGTATTGAGAACACGCGGGTAGAGCAGAAAACTGACTATGAGCGCCTTTTGATTGAAATCCAGACGGACGGTTCCATCCATCCGGAGGAGGCGCTAAAAGGCGCGGCCAACATCCTGATTCAGCATTTTATGCTGTTCTCGGACAGCACGATGCAGCTGAGCGGCAACCGCCCGGTGGCTGCTGAGCCGATTGACGAGGAAACCCTCGCCATGCGCAAGGTGCTAAAAACGTCGCTGGGCGAAATGGACCTTTCGGTGCGGGCTTACAATTGCTTGAAGGCGGCTGACATCAAGACCCTGGGCGAGTTAGTACAACTCGACATGGCCGATATGATGAAGTTCCGCAACTTCGGTAAGAAGAGCCTGACCGAACTGGAAAATTTGGTAGAAGAAAAGGGTCTGCACTTCGGTATGGACCTGAGCAAGTATCGCTTAGACGAAGATTAA